One stretch of Oncorhynchus masou masou isolate Uvic2021 chromosome 9, UVic_Omas_1.1, whole genome shotgun sequence DNA includes these proteins:
- the LOC135546188 gene encoding phosphatidylinositol transfer protein alpha isoform-like, whose amino-acid sequence MLIKEFRVILPISVEEYQVGQLYSVAETSKNETGGGEGVEVLKNEPYEKDGEKGQYTHKIYHLHSKVPNYVRILAPSTALNIHEKAWNAYPYCRTVITNEYMKDNFLIKIETWHKPDMGVQDNVHGLDPDQWKKTEVVYIDIADKSQVDVKDYKPEEDPAIFKSEKTGRGPLGPNWKKELPSNTNSPHMCAYKLVTVNFKWWGVQNKIENFIQKQEKRLFTKFHRQLFCLIDKWIGLTMEDIRRIEEETQKELDEMREKDPVKGSSASED is encoded by the exons ATGCTCATTAAAGAATT tcgAGTCATCCTCCCCATATCTGTGGAAGAG TACCAAGTGGGGCAGCTGTACTCTGTGGCTGAGACCAGTAAGAATGAGACGGGTggaggagaaggggtggaggTGCTGAAGAATGAACCCTatgagaaggatggagagaagggccAGTACACCCACAAGATATATCACCTGCACAG TAAAGTGCCAAACTATGTGCGCATTCTGGCACCATCAACTGCTCTTAACATCCACGAGAAGGCCTGGAATGCTTACCCCTACTGTCGGACTG TTATTACA AATGAATACATGAAGGACAATTTTCTGATTAAAATTGAGACGTGGCACAAGCCCGACATGGGGGTTCAGGACAAT GTACACGGACTAGACCCAGATCAGTGGAAGAAGACTGAAGTAGTCTACATTGACATCGCTGACAAAAGCCAAGTGGATGTCAAG GACTATAAGCCAGAAGAAGATCCTGCCATATTCAAGTCAGAGAAGACAGGCAGGGGCCCCCTGGGACCTAACTGGAAG AAAGAGCTTCCCAGCAACACAAACTCTCCTCACATGTGTGCCTATAAGTTAGTCACAGTCAACTTCAAATGGTGGGGAGTCCAGAACAAAATTGAGAACTTCATTCAGAAG CAAGAGAAGCGATTGTTTACAAAGTTCCACAGACAGCTGTTCTGTTTGATTGACAAATGGATCGGACTGACAATGGAGGACATTCGCCGTATTGAAGAGGAGACCCAAAAAGAGCTGGATGAG atgAGGGAGAAGGATCCAGTCAAAGGGAGTTCTGCTTCAGAGGACTGA